From a region of the Calypte anna isolate BGI_N300 chromosome 4, bCalAnn1_v1.p, whole genome shotgun sequence genome:
- the POU3F4 gene encoding POU domain, class 3, transcription factor 4, translating to MATAASNPYSLLGSGSLAHADGAGMQQGSPFRNPQKLLQSEYLQGVPGNGHPLGHHWVTSLSDGGPWPSALAGGPLEQPDVKPGREDLQLGAIIHHRSPHVSHHSPHANHPSAWGASPAHSASLAPAAAGQPLNVYSQAGFAVGGMLEHGGLTPPPPTSAAAAAAAAAAAAAAQGLHPGLRGEGGGEHGELGGHHCQDHSDEETPTSDELEQFAKQFKQRRIKLGFTQADVGLALGTLYGNVFSQTTICRFEALQLSFKNMCKLKPLLNKWLEEADSSTGSPTSIDKIAAQGRKRKKRTSIEVSVKGVLETHFLKCPKPAAQEISSLADSLQLEKEVVRVWFCNRRQKEKRMTPPGEQPQHEVYSHGVKTDTGCHDL from the coding sequence ATGGCCACAGCCGCCTCCAACCCCTACAGCCTCCTCGGCTCCGGCTCGCTCGCCCATGCGGACGGCGCGGGCATGCAGCAGGGGAGCCCCTTCCGCAACCcgcagaagctgctgcagagcgAGTACCTGCAGGGCGTCCCCGGCAATGGGCACCCGCTGGGGCACCACTGGGTCACCAGCCTGAGCGACGGCGGGCCCTGGCCCTCGGCTCTGGCCGGTGGCCCGCTGGAGCAGCCCGACGTCAAACCGGGCCGGGAGGACCTGCAGCTGGGCGCCATCATCCATCACCGCTCGCCCCACGTCTCCCATCACTCGCCCCACGCCAACCATCCCAGCGCTTGGGGGGCCAGCCCGGCCCACAGCGCCTCGCtggcccccgccgccgccgggcaGCCCCTCAACGTCTACTCGCAGGCGGGTTTCGCGGTGGGCGGCATGCTGGAGCACGGGGGGCTGACCCCACCGCCCCCCACatcggcggcggcggcagcggcggcggcggcagcggcagccGCCGCCCAGGGCTTGCACCCGGGGTTGAGGGGCGAGGGCGGCGGGGAGCACGGCGAGCTGGGCGGGCATCACTGCCAGGACCACTCGGACGAGGAGACGCCGACCTCGGATGAGCTGGAGCAGTTCGCCAAGCAGTTCAAGCAGCGTCGGATCAAGCTGGGCTTCACCCAGGCCGACGTGGGCTTGGCCCTGGGGACCCTCTACGGCAACGTCTTCTCGCAGACCACCATCTGCCGCTTCGAGgccctgcagctcagcttcaAGAACATGTGCAAGCTGAAGCCGCTGCTGAACAAGTGGCTGGAGGAGGCCGACTCCTCCACCGGCAGCCCCACCAGCATCGACAAGATCGCGGCgcaggggaggaagaggaagaagaggaccTCCATCGAGGTGAGTGTCAAGGGCGTCTTGGAAACGCACTTTCTCAAGTGTCCCAAGCCGGCCGCCCAAGAGATCTCCTCCCTGGCGGACAgcctgcagctggagaaggaggtggtgCGGGTCTGGTTCTGCAACCGACGGCAAAAAGAGAAGCGGATGACCCCGCCGGGTGAACAACCGCAACACGAAGTCTATTCCCACGGCGTTAAAACGGACACGGGATGCCACGACCTCTGA